One stretch of Labrenzia sp. CE80 DNA includes these proteins:
- a CDS encoding pseudouridine-5'-phosphate glycosidase, translated as MTANHLIAPTAEVRQALADGKPVVALESTIITHGMPFPDNVETARQVEADIRAEGAIPATIAVLDGKIRVGLDDDDLDRLAKAEDVMKCSRADLSFAVASGRPGSTTVAATMMAAEAAGIAVFATGGIGGVHKGAEETFDVSADLDELARTPVLVVCAGAKALLDIPKTLEVLETRGVPVIAYGTDELPAFWSRGSGLSAPYRLDTAEEIARLLKVRAGFGGHGGILIANPVPEESEIPHDEMAGHIATAIDQANRENIKGKDVTPYVLGAILDLTGGRSLVTNIALVRNNARLAAKIAVAAA; from the coding sequence GTGACCGCGAACCACCTCATCGCCCCGACCGCGGAAGTGCGCCAGGCACTCGCCGACGGCAAGCCCGTTGTTGCACTGGAATCCACTATCATCACCCATGGCATGCCATTTCCCGACAACGTCGAAACCGCCCGCCAGGTGGAAGCGGACATTCGTGCGGAAGGCGCCATCCCCGCGACCATCGCCGTGCTGGACGGCAAGATCCGCGTTGGCCTTGATGATGACGATCTCGACCGGCTGGCCAAGGCCGAGGACGTGATGAAATGTTCCCGCGCTGATCTTTCCTTCGCCGTTGCCAGCGGCCGTCCCGGCTCGACCACGGTCGCCGCCACCATGATGGCGGCAGAGGCCGCCGGGATCGCGGTCTTTGCAACAGGCGGCATCGGCGGCGTTCACAAGGGCGCTGAAGAAACCTTCGACGTCTCAGCCGATCTCGATGAACTTGCAAGAACGCCCGTTCTTGTGGTCTGTGCCGGCGCGAAGGCCCTTCTCGACATTCCCAAGACCCTTGAGGTCCTTGAAACCCGTGGTGTGCCCGTGATTGCCTACGGCACGGACGAGTTGCCGGCTTTCTGGTCCCGGGGAAGCGGCCTGAGCGCTCCATATCGCCTCGACACGGCGGAGGAGATCGCGCGCCTGCTCAAGGTCCGGGCCGGATTTGGCGGACATGGCGGCATTCTCATCGCCAACCCGGTGCCTGAAGAAAGCGAAATCCCCCATGACGAAATGGCAGGTCACATCGCAACCGCCATCGACCAGGCCAACAGGGAGAACATCAAGGGCAAGGATGTGACGCCCTATGTACTTGGTGCCATTCTGGATCTGACCGGCGGCCGCTCCCTCGTCACCAACATTGCCCTGGTGCGCAACAACGCAAGACTTGCAGCGAAGATCGCCGTGGCCGCCGCGTAA
- a CDS encoding PfkB family carbohydrate kinase: protein MPPARPQASLPRPIACFGAVHWDIIAHADRLIFRDTSTPAHLDQKPGGVATNVARVLARLGVPTTLIGVTGADPAASSIRAQLERDGVEPHLLELAGQATGQYLALHDPDGGLAAACIDDKVLTSAPADFFIKTAQQLPVGALWFVDANLPVAVLDALATIAPKAALVADAVSVAKAPRLKSLLPKLELLLLNRAEAEALLAAPADTPAQDLSADLLGLGVGAVVITSGSEPLHMRNSGQILYLAPPAASIVDVTGAGDALIAGTLAGLAREFELDASLQIGQKAAFETLQASGAVADTLSWSAIYTD, encoded by the coding sequence GCTTCGGCGCCGTCCATTGGGACATCATTGCCCATGCCGATCGGCTGATCTTCCGCGACACGTCAACACCGGCGCACCTGGACCAGAAACCCGGCGGCGTTGCGACTAATGTTGCCCGCGTGCTGGCAAGGCTCGGCGTGCCGACAACGCTCATCGGTGTTACCGGCGCCGACCCTGCAGCATCCTCCATACGCGCTCAGCTGGAGCGTGACGGTGTAGAACCGCACCTGCTTGAGCTCGCGGGACAGGCAACCGGACAATATCTGGCGCTGCACGATCCGGACGGAGGCCTCGCGGCAGCCTGTATCGATGACAAGGTGCTCACCAGTGCACCTGCAGATTTCTTCATCAAGACGGCCCAGCAATTGCCAGTTGGTGCCCTTTGGTTTGTCGACGCAAACCTGCCGGTCGCGGTCTTGGACGCGCTTGCCACGATTGCCCCTAAGGCCGCACTTGTTGCCGACGCGGTTTCCGTTGCAAAGGCGCCGCGCCTGAAAAGCCTTCTTCCAAAACTGGAGCTGCTGCTGCTCAACCGCGCCGAAGCTGAAGCGCTGCTTGCTGCACCGGCAGACACACCCGCACAGGATCTTTCGGCAGATCTCTTGGGTCTGGGCGTCGGCGCAGTCGTCATTACCTCAGGGAGCGAGCCGCTACACATGCGCAACTCCGGCCAGATCCTCTATCTCGCGCCGCCGGCGGCCAGCATTGTCGATGTCACAGGTGCCGGTGATGCCCTGATTGCCGGAACCCTGGCAGGCCTCGCCCGCGAGTTCGAGCTCGACGCGAGCCTCCAGATCGGCCAAAAGGCGGCCTTTGAAACCCTTCAAGCCTCCGGCGCGGTTGCAGACACCTTGTCCTGGTCTGCGATCTACACCGACTGA